The DNA window ACAGCCCCCATCTCTAACCCTTTCAGCGTGTCTTCAACACCAAAGACATATTTTCCAGTATCCTGGCTAATCTCTTCAAAATACTTTCCTATCAGGCGCTTCTCCTGTATAAACTTCACATTGGATAGAATTTCTGATGACAGCTCAATTGCTTGATTAAAACCATTCTCCCCTCCATATGAAACATCAACCACATTCAGAATTTTGGCTTGAAGACGTTGATCAAACATATCAGACTGACTCAGCTCAGTTTTGAAGTCAGCAGATCCAGCCAGAATCAATCCCGACACATTGGGCTGGCTGGTAGCAGGGTTAATATAAAATTGGGTGGCAAGCTCCGCTGTCTTCCTAACATAGTTGTGACGCTTCTCCATCCGAAGTCGAGCAAATCGAAGAGCTGATTGCCCTCCTCTACCGTGCTTCTTTGGCAGGTCAACAGTAAACTTATGAAGAACCTCTCGGGTGTTACCGCTAAGTGTACCAAAAAGGGTCCCATTGCCATCCATGACAATAAAGCCAAACTTGTCATCAGATTCCAAAAGCTCATTCAAAGCTTCCGTGTGAAATTTGTTGTCACATAGGTAAAGGGATGCATTGATGGGCCTAAAAGGCTCAAAATCAATGGTCACCTTCTTTTCTTTGCCATCATCAGTGACAATTGTTCCAGTGTAAAGCACAAGGCCATTAGGAGGAACCTTGTTATAAAGTTTGAGCCTTTGCTGGGCAGAGGTAATTGCCCCTAACACAGATTGACGATTGACCCTACTTTTAATGTTTGAAGCTGTTCCAAACTCATCTCCAAGCATCTTAGTAACACGGGATATCTGATCACGAGGAGGCATGATAAGAGAAATCATGCTGGTGCCATTGCCTCGAGCAGCTTCCAGTGCTTTTATAAGCT is part of the Mercurialis annua linkage group LG3, ddMerAnnu1.2, whole genome shotgun sequence genome and encodes:
- the LOC126673054 gene encoding eukaryotic peptide chain release factor subunit 1-3, whose protein sequence is MSDSHETDKNIEIWKIKKLIKALEAARGNGTSMISLIMPPRDQISRVTKMLGDEFGTASNIKSRVNRQSVLGAITSAQQRLKLYNKVPPNGLVLYTGTIVTDDGKEKKVTIDFEPFRPINASLYLCDNKFHTEALNELLESDDKFGFIVMDGNGTLFGTLSGNTREVLHKFTVDLPKKHGRGGQSALRFARLRMEKRHNYVRKTAELATQFYINPATSQPNVSGLILAGSADFKTELSQSDMFDQRLQAKILNVVDVSYGGENGFNQAIELSSEILSNVKFIQEKRLIGKYFEEISQDTGKYVFGVEDTLKGLEMGAVETLIVWENLDIARYTLKNSTTGEIMIKHLNKEQEANQNNLKNTGSSDELEVQEKMPLLEWFANEYKRFGCTLEFVTNKSQEGSQFCRGFGGIGGILRYQLDMRDFDELSDTEVNDDSE